A DNA window from Oryzias latipes chromosome 5, ASM223467v1 contains the following coding sequences:
- the pde1b gene encoding calcium/calmodulin-dependent 3',5'-cyclic nucleotide phosphodiesterase 1B, with protein sequence MEDLLRIRKKRLQIPISRLRNILKQLEEKEVEVEEIKKNLDVTALLLEGIYLDGTRQYLDSEDDLQQLQSDGVPSEVTDWLASTFTQRIRQPPRRVDEKPKFRSIVHAVQAGIFVERMFKRAYTAAMPDQPAAVVNCLRDVDRWGFDVFALNSTSSDHALQALFFELITRYELNTRFKIPISCLTKFLSTLERGYCKHNNPYHNHIHAADVTQTLHCLLLRSGLVHWLTELEVLGSLFAAAIHDFEHTGTTNNFHIHTKSDLALIYNDRSVQESHHLSAAFRLLQDEQVNIFVHLTREEWMELRSLVIDMVLATDMTFHLVQVKAMKSCLQQQERIDKPKALSLLLHTADISHPSKPWALHSRWTKALMEEFFRQGDREAALDLPFSPLCDRKTTLIAESQIGFIDFIVYPTFSLLTDMAEKIVIPLVEENPGPPDPCNRHSNLWKESSRGLQWSHAHITAELVSFRSTWTRHTEDNKIQWKDSTSNGFSEPSVTKEQTSRQEELSEKSLQVLTADTQQ encoded by the exons ATGGAAGACTTACTGAGAATCCgcaaaaaaaggctgcaaatCCCTATCTCAAG gCTGAGAAACATTCTAAAACagttggaggagaaagaagtcGAAGTTGAAGAAATTAAGAAGAACCTGGATGTAACTGCATTATTGCTGGAAGGCATATATCTCGATGGAACAAG GCAGTACCTGGACTCTGAGGATGATCTGCAGCAGTTGCAGTCAGATGGGGTGCCGTCAGAAGTCACTGACTGGCTGGCGTCCACCTTCACTCAGAGGATTCGCCAACCCCCACGGCGCGTAGACGAAAAGCCCAAGTTTCGCAGCATTGTGCATGCAGTGCAAGCCGGGATATTTGTGGAGAG GATGTTCAAGAGGGCCTACACAGCAGCCATGCCAGACCAACCTGCGGCGGTTGTAAACTGCCTCAGG GATGTTGACCGTTGGGGCTTTGATGTGTTTGCTCTGAACTCAACCAGCTCGGATCATGCGCTGCAGGCTCTGTTCTTTGAGTTGATCACCAGATATGAACTCAACACACGCTTTAAG ATTCCTATCTCATGCCTGACAAAGTTCCTGTCTACACTGGAGCGAGGATATTGTAAACACAACAACCCTTACCACAACCACATACATGCTGCCGATGTGACTCAAACACTGCACTGCCTGCTGCTCCGCTCCGGACTTGTG CACTGGTTGACGGAGCTGGAGGTCCTGGGATCACTTTTTGCTGCAGCCATTCATGACTTTGAACACACAGGAACCACAAACAACTTTCACATCCACACAAA gTCAGACTTGGCACTGATTTACAATGACCGATCCGTACAAGAAAGTCATCACTTAAGTGCAGCTTTTCGTCTCCTGCAAGATGAACAAGTGAACATATTTGTTCACTTGACACGGGAGGAATGGAT GGAACTGAGATCGCTTGTTATAGACATGGTGTTGGCGACAGACATGACCTTTCACCTAGTCCAAGTCAAAGCAATGAAGTCCTGTCTACAGCAACAGGAACG GATAGATAAGCCCAAAGCGCTGTCTCTGTTACTACACACAGCTGACATAAGCCACCCATCCAAGCCTTGGGCACTGCACTCTCGCTGGACCAAAGCCTTGATGGAGGAGTTTTTCAGGCAG GGTGATAGAGAGGCGGCGCTCGACCTTCCCTTCTCTCCACTGTGTGATCGAAAAACCACCTTGATAGCAGAGTCTCAGATCG GTTTCATCGATTTCATCGTGTACCCCACATTTTCTCTGCTGACGGATATGGCTGAAAAGATTGTTATTCCTTTGGTGGAGGAGAACCCCGGACCTCCAGACCCCTGTAACAGACACAG TAATCTTTGGAAGGAGAGCTCCAGAGGTCTGCAATGGAGTCATGCACACATCACAGCTGAGTTAGTGAGCTTTCGCTCTACTTGGACTCGACACACTGAAGACAACAAGATCCAATGGAAAGACAGTACCTCTAATG GATTTTCAGAGCCCAGCGTTACAAAAGAACAGACATCGAGGCAAGAGGAGCTGTCAGAAAAATCCCTGCAGGTGCTGACTGCAGACACACAGCAGTGA